The proteins below come from a single Chitinophaga pinensis DSM 2588 genomic window:
- a CDS encoding sigma-70 family RNA polymerase sigma factor, translating into MRHANTNDLQTADDNVTYETIFQNHAKALWAEAYRLLKDSQEAKDMVQDLIIEIWEKRSLANVQTNIRSYLFQSLRYKCYRHIKTKDTEEHKKNAWSFFQDFVTKAESSLEREELKRSISAAIKTLPLQSSNIFTQVYIEGKKRKEVALDMGLSINTVNVHIHTACKKLQEKLKKIL; encoded by the coding sequence ATGCGTCATGCGAATACTAACGATCTGCAAACGGCAGACGATAATGTCACATACGAGACTATATTCCAGAACCATGCAAAAGCTCTCTGGGCAGAGGCTTACAGGCTACTGAAAGACAGCCAGGAAGCCAAAGACATGGTACAGGACCTGATTATTGAAATATGGGAAAAACGTTCGCTTGCAAACGTACAGACCAATATTAGGTCCTACCTGTTCCAATCTCTTCGTTACAAATGCTATAGGCATATCAAAACAAAAGATACCGAAGAGCATAAGAAAAATGCATGGTCATTCTTCCAGGATTTTGTCACCAAAGCAGAAAGCAGCCTGGAAAGAGAAGAACTGAAACGGTCTATCTCAGCAGCAATTAAAACATTGCCGCTGCAGTCCTCCAATATCTTTACGCAAGTATATATTGAAGGGAAAAAAAGAAAGGAAGTAGCCCTCGATATGGGCCTCTCCATTAATACCGTGAACGTACATATTCATACTGCCTGCAAAAAATTACAGGAGAAACTGAAAAAAATCCTGTAA
- a CDS encoding CheR family methyltransferase: protein MKEEISNADFLDIINIVRLQYGYDFTGYAQASIKRRLLRFMGHMRLSSVFELKHRLVNDQEFFSRLVQYITVNVTEMFRDPQFYRTLREQVLPKLAAYPNIKIWHAGCSTGEEVFSMAILLEEAGLLSRTKIYATDLNPANLEKAVTGILPLDNMKDFTQNYIQSGGLADFSNYYTARYDNVLIKKELREHIVFFQHNLVTDKVFNEFQLICCRNVFIYFNRELQNGVLQLFYDSLSPRGYLAMGIKETMRFADIHRKFEVLHAQHKIYRRKE from the coding sequence ATGAAAGAGGAAATCTCAAATGCAGATTTCCTGGATATCATTAACATTGTCAGGTTACAATACGGATATGATTTCACCGGCTATGCACAGGCTTCTATAAAGCGGCGTTTACTCCGTTTTATGGGACATATGCGGCTAAGTTCCGTTTTTGAACTGAAGCACAGATTGGTTAATGACCAGGAATTCTTTTCCAGGCTGGTACAGTACATCACAGTGAATGTGACGGAAATGTTCAGGGACCCCCAGTTCTACCGTACATTACGTGAACAGGTATTGCCTAAACTGGCCGCTTACCCCAATATCAAAATATGGCATGCTGGTTGTTCTACCGGGGAGGAAGTATTTTCCATGGCCATCCTCTTGGAGGAGGCCGGATTGTTAAGCCGTACGAAGATCTATGCAACTGATCTGAATCCGGCTAACCTGGAAAAAGCTGTCACGGGCATTCTGCCATTGGACAACATGAAAGACTTTACACAGAACTATATTCAGTCCGGCGGACTGGCAGACTTTTCTAATTATTACACCGCCAGATATGATAATGTGCTGATCAAAAAAGAACTAAGAGAGCATATCGTATTCTTCCAGCACAACCTGGTGACAGATAAAGTATTTAATGAGTTTCAGCTGATCTGCTGCCGGAATGTATTCATTTATTTCAACCGGGAACTGCAAAACGGCGTCTTACAGTTGTTTTATGACAGTTTATCACCCCGTGGTTATCTGGCGATGGGCATCAAAGAGACGATGCGCTTCGCGGATATTCACCGGAAATTTGAGGTGTTACATGCCCAGCATAAGATATACCGGCGTAAAGAATAG
- a CDS encoding chemotaxis protein CheB, whose protein sequence is MNNRFDVIVIGGSAGSLLVLTEILDALPHQLAPPVVIVLHRLRNVQSEMGRLLSSRRKIVEPEDKEPVREHCIYLAPQNYHLMVEAERTFMLDYSELVNYSRPSIDVTFSSIAEVYGARTLGILLSGANKDGAEGLCQIMAAGGTGLVQDPRTASFDAMPQAAIDMCPGVLPMRIEDIKKFIIGET, encoded by the coding sequence ATGAACAACAGATTTGATGTTATAGTCATTGGAGGGTCGGCAGGCAGCCTTTTGGTGCTGACGGAGATCCTTGATGCCTTGCCTCACCAGCTGGCGCCTCCGGTTGTGATTGTATTACACCGCCTCCGGAATGTGCAAAGTGAAATGGGGCGCTTACTATCCAGCAGGAGAAAGATCGTTGAGCCGGAGGATAAAGAGCCTGTGCGGGAGCATTGTATTTACCTGGCGCCGCAGAACTATCATCTGATGGTAGAGGCGGAAAGGACTTTTATGCTGGATTATTCCGAACTGGTGAATTATAGTCGTCCGTCTATTGACGTGACATTTAGTAGTATCGCAGAGGTTTATGGTGCAAGGACTTTAGGTATCTTGCTGAGTGGTGCGAATAAGGATGGTGCGGAGGGACTTTGTCAGATTATGGCGGCAGGAGGGACAGGCCTTGTACAGGATCCGCGTACGGCCTCTTTTGATGCGATGCCGCAGGCGGCTATTGACATGTGTCCGGGAGTGCTTCCCATGAGGATAGAAGATATTAAGAAATTTATAATTGGTGAAACGTAA
- a CDS encoding response regulator — translation MKNTLKLRLFIGFALALICVTAGGIFSYVTFNHQRTEGKWVEHSYEVITTAQRLNRYIYEIESAGAAYRSTRVNKFLQPYFQTSPKVLPLAGDLRKLVADNAPQYRKAGRLENSVISLLNYWEGLRRDTVNMFGNPMKVTQEERQHLDTVHNQITEIISDERFLLISRTASNEASVGRAMTMLIVNTIFILLIAAALMIVSFRELSSRMKIQQELRRRLKDVENLNQQTGEKNWLLTGVAHINDSLSGEMETRVMVTRCLEVMVKYLKVPAGAFYRFDKDETMLRLCAGIALPAKVKKEYVLGEGVTGHAATKREISTIERVPATYWNIETSGGSAQPGAIICLPLWHNEELMGVMELVTFGDIYPGTLDLLKTTSHAIAVAINGAEARASVLQLLERVQEQKEILETQQEELRQSNEELTRQSEILQASEEELRVQEEELRQINDEMTVQNKALEIARQQLSLKAEELEQSSRYKSEFLANMSHELRTPLNSVLILARLLEENKDRNLSSKQVDYAGIIHKSGSDLLKLINDILDLSKIEAGKVEMQIEPVSVSAMVSDLEQLFRVVADEKSIHFSTEIAAGVPATVQTDRQRLEQVIKNLLSNAFKFTPKNGNIQLRLTAAADGVYIAVSDNGTGIPVEKQQLIFEAFRQADGSTSRKYGGTGLGLSISKELMKRLGGEIRLESKEGQGSTFTVVLRMDGLAQVQQAAEKPVIPAPPPVKEVPVPIPVTVMPPPVTEAPQVEDDRDKLSKQDKLVLIIEDDISFATILRDFAREKGYKTIVALNGNDGLFFARKYLPAAILLDMTLPLIDGNSILKILKSNEDLQHILIHVISAGEISLQVRDKVEGYTQKPLQVTDMESVFTGISDRLQARFKKVLVVSDGVLLHHPSLQSMSDERHLQTQYYRVSDLEAAGRELAQKSYDAVILDAGTNITEGLSKLHKLRQATYKGMPIIVYLDHDISEADELQLKKEAAAIVRNSTFSTDRLMDELELFLYKLQETTPQLKAELLASENTLSGQKILLADDDMRNVFSLSALLGEQGIDVITAADGKEALERLEEHNDIRLVLMDIMMPEMDGYEAMRRIRAIGRYKSLPVIALTAKAMAGDREKCIAAGASDYIAKPIDSSKLLSLMRVWMV, via the coding sequence ATGAAAAATACCTTAAAACTTCGTCTGTTTATTGGTTTCGCTTTAGCGCTTATTTGTGTGACCGCCGGGGGTATCTTTTCATATGTTACTTTCAACCATCAGCGTACTGAGGGAAAGTGGGTAGAGCATTCCTACGAGGTCATTACCACTGCACAGCGCCTGAACAGGTATATATATGAGATAGAGTCAGCCGGGGCTGCTTACAGAAGTACCCGTGTCAACAAATTCCTGCAACCTTATTTTCAGACTAGTCCTAAGGTACTGCCGCTGGCGGGCGACCTGCGGAAGCTGGTAGCCGATAATGCGCCCCAGTACAGGAAAGCGGGTAGACTTGAAAATAGTGTGATATCGTTGCTGAACTATTGGGAAGGTCTACGCAGGGATACAGTCAATATGTTCGGTAATCCGATGAAGGTGACACAGGAAGAGCGGCAGCACCTGGATACAGTACATAACCAGATTACAGAGATTATATCGGATGAGCGCTTTCTGCTGATCAGCAGGACAGCTTCCAACGAAGCCTCTGTTGGCAGAGCGATGACAATGCTGATCGTCAATACGATCTTTATTCTGCTGATAGCAGCTGCCCTGATGATCGTTTCTTTCCGGGAGTTGTCCAGCAGGATGAAAATCCAGCAGGAGTTACGCCGCCGCCTGAAAGATGTGGAAAATCTGAACCAGCAGACGGGCGAAAAGAACTGGTTACTGACAGGGGTAGCTCATATTAATGACAGCCTGAGCGGAGAAATGGAGACACGCGTGATGGTTACCCGCTGTCTAGAGGTCATGGTAAAGTACCTGAAGGTACCGGCTGGTGCTTTTTATAGATTTGACAAGGATGAAACGATGTTGAGGCTTTGTGCCGGTATTGCCTTACCTGCAAAAGTTAAAAAAGAATATGTTTTAGGGGAAGGAGTGACCGGCCATGCCGCTACCAAACGCGAGATCAGTACCATAGAACGTGTGCCGGCTACTTACTGGAATATCGAAACAAGTGGCGGCAGTGCACAACCAGGCGCGATTATCTGCCTGCCCCTGTGGCATAATGAAGAACTGATGGGCGTGATGGAGCTGGTGACTTTTGGAGATATTTACCCAGGTACACTGGACCTGCTGAAGACGACCTCTCATGCCATCGCCGTAGCGATCAATGGAGCAGAAGCGAGAGCCAGCGTATTACAACTACTGGAGCGGGTACAGGAGCAGAAAGAGATTCTCGAAACCCAGCAGGAGGAACTGAGACAATCCAATGAAGAACTGACCCGTCAGTCAGAAATATTACAGGCATCTGAAGAAGAGCTCCGTGTACAGGAGGAAGAACTGCGTCAGATCAACGACGAGATGACGGTACAGAATAAAGCACTGGAGATTGCGCGGCAGCAGCTGTCGCTGAAAGCGGAAGAACTGGAACAGAGCAGCCGGTATAAATCGGAATTCCTGGCCAATATGTCGCATGAATTGCGAACACCGCTGAATAGCGTCTTGATACTGGCACGGTTACTGGAAGAGAATAAAGACCGTAATCTGAGTAGCAAGCAGGTGGATTATGCCGGTATTATCCACAAATCCGGTTCAGACCTGCTGAAACTGATCAATGATATTCTTGACCTTTCTAAGATAGAGGCCGGTAAAGTAGAAATGCAGATAGAACCGGTGTCTGTCAGTGCTATGGTGAGTGACCTGGAACAATTGTTCAGGGTCGTGGCTGATGAAAAAAGTATACATTTCTCTACAGAAATAGCGGCGGGTGTGCCTGCCACTGTTCAGACTGACCGGCAGCGCCTGGAACAGGTGATCAAAAACCTGTTATCCAATGCGTTTAAGTTTACGCCTAAAAACGGGAACATACAGTTGCGTCTTACGGCTGCAGCTGATGGGGTATATATCGCGGTAAGTGATAATGGTACAGGTATTCCGGTGGAGAAACAGCAGCTGATCTTCGAAGCTTTCCGCCAGGCAGACGGGTCTACCAGCCGTAAATACGGCGGTACCGGTCTGGGACTGTCCATCAGTAAGGAACTGATGAAACGACTCGGTGGAGAGATCCGGCTGGAAAGTAAGGAAGGACAGGGTAGTACTTTTACCGTTGTACTGAGAATGGATGGACTTGCGCAGGTACAGCAAGCCGCAGAGAAACCGGTTATTCCGGCTCCGCCGCCTGTAAAAGAAGTACCTGTACCGATACCGGTAACAGTGATGCCGCCACCTGTTACGGAAGCGCCACAGGTGGAAGACGACAGGGACAAACTGAGTAAACAGGATAAGCTGGTACTGATCATTGAAGACGATATCAGTTTTGCAACGATTCTGCGGGATTTTGCGAGAGAGAAAGGGTATAAGACAATTGTGGCTTTAAATGGAAATGATGGACTGTTCTTTGCCCGTAAATATCTGCCGGCGGCTATATTACTGGATATGACCCTGCCGTTGATAGATGGTAACAGCATTCTGAAGATTCTGAAGAGCAACGAAGATCTGCAACATATACTGATTCATGTGATATCAGCCGGTGAGATCTCCTTACAGGTAAGAGACAAAGTAGAAGGCTATACGCAGAAGCCGTTGCAGGTGACAGATATGGAGTCTGTATTCACCGGTATCAGTGATCGCTTACAGGCCCGGTTTAAAAAAGTGCTGGTGGTATCAGATGGCGTATTGCTGCATCATCCGTCTTTGCAATCTATGAGTGACGAGCGGCATTTGCAGACGCAGTATTATCGTGTAAGCGATCTGGAGGCAGCAGGCAGGGAGTTGGCGCAGAAGAGTTATGATGCAGTGATACTGGACGCAGGGACGAATATAACAGAAGGTCTGAGTAAATTACACAAGCTCAGGCAGGCCACATATAAAGGAATGCCTATCATTGTTTATCTTGATCATGATATTTCAGAAGCAGATGAACTGCAACTGAAGAAGGAAGCAGCAGCTATTGTCAGAAATTCTACGTTTTCGACAGACAGACTAATGGATGAACTGGAGCTGTTCCTGTACAAATTACAGGAGACGACCCCTCAGCTGAAAGCAGAACTGTTAGCATCAGAAAACACACTGTCAGGGCAAAAAATTCTGCTTGCAGATGACGACATGCGTAATGTTTTTTCTCTAAGTGCCCTTCTGGGTGAACAGGGAATTGACGTCATCACAGCGGCAGACGGTAAGGAGGCATTGGAACGGCTGGAAGAGCACAATGACATACGACTGGTGCTTATGGACATTATGATGCCTGAAATGGATGGTTATGAAGCGATGCGCAGGATCAGGGCAATTGGCCGTTATAAGTCATTGCCGGTGATCGCACTCACCGCTAAAGCCATGGCAGGCGACCGGGAAAAGTGTATCGCAGCAGGCGCTTCCGACTATATCGCCAAACCGATCGATAGCAGTAAACTATTATCACTCATGCGTGTGTGGATGGTGTAA
- a CDS encoding sensor histidine kinase, with amino-acid sequence MTKKFTILLVDDRMENLLSLEQMLLAENRTFLQATSGNDALRQVLKNEDIGLIMLDVQMPDMDGFEVARLLKANPKTRDISIIFVTAINKDEYYVLKGFEKGAVDYLSKPLDINVTRAKVDVFERLHFYQHELRQALKDKELINGQLERFMHVVAHDLKSPLSGIAGLLLLMKEEEEIIKSTFLSEYTDMAINATTQLADMITAILDYSREHQFRHKEEDVEVHELLQQLIKLLFPPAKVQIAIVDEMPVIHTSRQKLQQVFQNLLSNAIKYNDKEKVEITIGGKPDGDFYEFYVKDNGPGIEEKDNERIFKLFEKVDNEDDKGTGIGLNILKLLVETQGGKVWVESKLGDGSSFHFQWRR; translated from the coding sequence ATGACTAAGAAATTTACTATTCTGCTGGTGGATGACCGGATGGAAAACCTGCTGTCTCTGGAACAGATGTTATTGGCTGAAAACAGGACTTTTTTGCAGGCTACTTCCGGAAACGATGCACTGAGGCAGGTATTGAAGAATGAGGATATAGGGCTGATCATGCTGGATGTGCAGATGCCCGACATGGATGGCTTTGAAGTAGCACGGTTATTAAAAGCGAATCCGAAAACCCGCGATATTTCGATCATTTTCGTGACAGCGATCAATAAGGACGAATATTATGTGCTGAAGGGATTTGAGAAGGGTGCGGTGGATTACCTGTCCAAGCCTTTAGATATCAATGTGACCCGTGCCAAGGTCGACGTTTTTGAAAGACTCCATTTCTATCAACATGAATTAAGGCAGGCATTAAAAGACAAGGAACTGATCAATGGGCAGCTGGAGCGCTTTATGCATGTGGTAGCGCATGACCTGAAGTCGCCTTTATCAGGAATTGCCGGCCTGTTGCTCCTGATGAAGGAAGAGGAGGAAATTATCAAGTCAACTTTCCTGTCAGAATATACGGACATGGCAATCAATGCTACTACCCAACTGGCGGATATGATCACGGCTATCCTGGATTATAGCCGGGAGCATCAGTTCCGGCACAAGGAGGAGGATGTGGAGGTCCATGAGCTGTTGCAACAGCTGATAAAGCTTCTGTTCCCACCGGCGAAGGTACAGATAGCGATCGTGGACGAGATGCCGGTGATTCATACCAGTCGCCAGAAATTACAGCAGGTCTTTCAGAATCTGCTGAGTAATGCGATTAAGTACAACGACAAGGAGAAGGTGGAGATTACGATCGGGGGTAAACCAGACGGGGATTTCTATGAATTTTACGTTAAGGATAACGGTCCTGGCATAGAGGAAAAGGACAATGAGCGTATTTTTAAGCTCTTCGAAAAAGTGGATAATGAGGACGACAAAGGCACTGGTATCGGGCTCAACATCCTGAAATTGCTGGTAGAAACCCAGGGAGGAAAGGTTTGGGTGGAGTCGAAATTAGGGGATGGCAGTAGCTTCCATTTTCAATGGCGCAGATAA
- a CDS encoding FecR family protein produces MRERTDIHELLLLKLTGGLNAEDEAEVDALIRKDAKVAATWKDLQQFFLEDEQRRKDFETMSAAEIMEGVRERREYYKPARFPFKKLLIAAALVGAGAFGIYQFTKTNHNSKVLADSRKQIPPKSVYLELENGEIFDLSRNEQHYSIEEGNVTLNTSHNTLTFIADRNNSGLNKLVVPPGKDYSIRLADGTEIRMNAGSTLQFPFGFNGRTREVTLSGEAYVKVATAAEQPFTIHTPATTIQVLGTEFNVNTYNADKAAVSLVQGAVKVLAGKEEVVLKPGFEAEYTTQKGINTRPFDKNNVLSWLEGKYTFNKTPLKDIIPILERWYDVKIVPDNPAVAEKTINGQIDKSEGIGSFLESLEIIRSAEYYYKNDTIHIK; encoded by the coding sequence ATGCGCGAAAGAACTGACATACACGAGTTATTATTGCTTAAACTGACAGGCGGTCTGAATGCCGAAGACGAAGCAGAAGTGGATGCTCTCATCAGAAAAGATGCGAAAGTAGCCGCTACCTGGAAAGATCTTCAGCAGTTCTTCCTGGAGGACGAGCAGCGCAGAAAGGATTTTGAAACAATGTCCGCCGCCGAAATCATGGAAGGCGTAAGGGAAAGAAGGGAGTATTATAAACCAGCCCGCTTCCCGTTCAAAAAGCTACTGATCGCAGCCGCCCTCGTCGGAGCCGGCGCATTTGGAATATACCAATTCACAAAAACCAACCATAACTCTAAAGTCCTGGCTGACAGTCGTAAGCAGATTCCGCCTAAAAGTGTCTACCTTGAACTCGAAAATGGTGAGATCTTCGATCTCTCCCGCAATGAGCAGCACTATAGCATTGAAGAAGGAAACGTGACACTTAATACCAGTCACAATACGCTGACTTTCATTGCGGACAGGAACAACAGCGGACTAAATAAACTGGTAGTACCTCCCGGTAAAGACTATTCCATCAGACTTGCAGACGGCACAGAAATTCGTATGAATGCAGGTAGTACCCTGCAATTCCCCTTCGGATTCAATGGCCGGACCCGTGAGGTCACACTCAGTGGAGAAGCATACGTGAAAGTAGCCACAGCAGCAGAACAGCCGTTTACAATACATACACCTGCAACCACCATACAGGTGCTTGGTACAGAATTTAATGTGAATACTTATAATGCGGATAAAGCGGCCGTTTCTCTCGTACAAGGCGCCGTAAAAGTGCTGGCAGGTAAGGAGGAAGTAGTACTCAAACCTGGCTTTGAAGCAGAATATACTACTCAAAAAGGCATCAATACGCGTCCATTTGATAAAAACAACGTACTTTCATGGCTCGAAGGGAAATATACGTTCAACAAAACACCTCTCAAAGACATCATTCCCATACTCGAGAGGTGGTATGATGTGAAGATCGTACCTGACAATCCCGCCGTTGCAGAAAAGACCATTAATGGACAAATCGACAAGTCCGAAGGAATAGGATCATTCCTGGAGTCGCTGGAGATCATCCGAAGTGCAGAATACTATTACAAAAATGATACTATACATATTAAATAG